Within Rothia sp. ZJ932, the genomic segment GCGTTTCACCACCGGGTGCCAGACGCCAACCGCCGGTGAGCAACCCACGCTTTTTTAGGTAGATTTCGTAGGGGACGGTGGCGAAGGGGATAACCGAGAGCAAAATGCCGGTAATACCTACAGAGGTTTTCCATTGCTGGTTAACCCATACGAAGAGGGTCACTGCCACGTAGCTGAGGAATACAAAGCCGTGCAAGCTACCAGCTGTAGAAACGAAGTCTGCTACCCCGGTTGCTCGGCTTATTATTGCGGCAATTAACCCTGCCCAGGTGATTGCCTCTGCGGTGGCGAAAATACTAAAGAGTGTGCGTGGGGTGAGATTCATAAGAGTGGATTCCATCTGTATCTATGTCTGTGTGTACAGGGTGAGATTTCCACTCTACCGCTTTTACTTTACTGTTGCGTGATGAGGATGCGGACGCGGGTTCTTCAGTTGCTCATAGTAAGTGGGGATCTTCTTCCAGGGTATAAAGAGGGCATCTATACCTGCCATTATGAAGAAGTAAATGTCCCCGATAATAAAACCACTAATCAGGCATACAAAGAACAGGGAGATACTCACTAGGAGATGGGGGCTTCTCGTTCTGAGTAGCCGTAGGGAACAAAGCGGGAGCGCACTCCCTGCTATCCCACTATAGCTACAGCCCACATAGTAGGCTCTCCACATCTTTGTAGGGGCTTTACTGCATCTTATGATCCTGAATTTTACTGCACGGGGGGTGGTGCAAGCAGTTAGGGATTTGTTACTAGGTTCTTAAACGAGAAAAAGTCCCTACCGTCAAACGATAAAGACTAAATCCCAAACAAAAAACCCGCGGTGACCTACTCTCCCACACCCTAACAAGTGCAGTACCATCAGCGCAAAAAGCCTTAACTACTGGGTTCGGAATGGAACCAGGTATTTTACTCTCGCCAAAACCACGGAAAACCAAACAACACACACCCCACCAACAAACAAGAGGCGGGGCACACGCCGGGGTTATTACCCAAAAACCATACAGTGGACACGTCAACAACAAAAACAATACTCACATACTCATGCCACCACAAAAAGTGATAAACAGTAAGCCTTCGACCTATTAGTACCAGTCAACTCCACACCTCTTCAGTCGGCGCTTCCATACCTGGCCTATCAACCCCATCATCTATAGGGAGTCTCACACACAAAAAGTGCAAGGAAATCTCATCTCAAAACAGGCTTCCCACTTAGATGCTTTCAGCGGTTATCCCTCCCGAACGTAGCCAATCAGCCATGCACCTGGCGGTACAACTGACATACCAGAGGTTCGTCCGTCCCGGTCCTCTCGTACTAAGGACAGCCTTTCTCAAATTTCCAACGCACGCAGCGGATAGGGACCGAACTGTCTCACGACGTTCTGAACCCAGCTCGCGTACCGCTTTAATGGGCGAACAGCCCAACCCTTGGGACCAACTCCAGCCCCAGGATGCGACGAGCCGACATCGAGGTGCCAAACCATGCCGTCGATATGGACTCTTGGGCAAGATCAGCCTGTTATCCCCGAGGTACCTTTTATCCGTTGAGCGACGGCCATTCCACAATGAACCGCCGGATCACTAGTCCCGACTTTCGTCCCTGCTCGACCTGCCAGTCTCACAGTCAAGCTCCCTTGTGCACTTACACTCAACACCTGATTGCCAACCAGGCTGAGGGAACCTTTGGGCGCCTCCGTTACTCTTTAGGAGGCAACCGCCCCAGTTAAACTACCCATCAGGCACTGTCCCTGAACCAGATCATGGCCCGAAGTTAGATATCCAGAATGACCAGAGTGGTATTTCAACAACGACTCCACACAAACTAGCGTCCATGCTTCACAGTCTCCCACCTATCCTACACAAGCCACACCAAACACCAATACCAAACTATAGTAAAGGTCACGGGGTCTTTCCGTCCTGCTGCGCGTAACGAGCATCTTTACTCGTACTGCAATTTCGCCGAGTTCATGGTTGAGACAGTAGGGAAGTCGTTACTCCATTCGTGCAGGTCGGAACTTACCCGACAAGGAATTTCGCTACCTTAGGATGGTTATAGTTACCACCGCCGTTTACTGGGGCTTAAATTCTCAGCTTCGACCACAAAGATCTAACCAATCCTCTTAACCTTCCAGCACCGGGCAGGAGTCAGTCCGTATACATCGTCTTACGACTTCGCACGGACCTGTGTTTTTGATAAACAGTCGCTTCCCCCTGGTCTCTGCGACCCATACACGCTCCCCACCGCAAGGGCAGTTCACGCTCAAGGTCCCCCTTCTCCCGAAGTTACGGGGGCATTTTGCCGAGTTCCTTAACCATGATTCTCTCGATCGCCTTAGTATTCTCTACCTGATCACCTGTGTCGGTTTAGGGTACGGGCAACTAGAACCTCACGCCGATGCTTTTCTCGACAGCATAGGATCACCAAATCCCCCACAAACGGGGTCCCATCACACCTCAGGCAAACACGGCCGCATTTAACAAACCGATACCCTACATGCTTAGACCACGACAACCATCGCGTGGCTTGGCTACCTTCCTGCGTCACACCTGTTAATACGCTTACCGCCACTGCTCGGATCCTACAACCCGCAGTAAGCTCCACACCAATCATAAAACCAGTGCAGTTACAAACCACATCGCATAGTTAGCATCACAGTCTTAGTATGGACGGTCCTTCGTCGGTACGGGAATATCAACCCGTTATCCATCGACTACGCCTGTCGGCCTCGCCTTAGGCCCCGACTAACCCAGGGCAGATTAGCTTGACCCTGGAACCCTTGATCATCCGGCGCACGGGTTTCCCACCCGTGATTCGCTACTCATGCCTGCATTCTCACTCGCATACCCTCCACCACTAGTTCACACCGCAGCTTCACTGGATACACGACGCTCCCCTACCCAACACACTCCACAAATGAAGCACATTGCCATAACTTCGGTGGTGTACTTGAGCCCCGCTACATTATCGGCGCGGAATCACTTGACCAGTGAGCTATTACGCACTCTTTCAAGGATGGCTGCTTCTAAGCCAACCTCCTGGTTGTCTAAGCAACTCCACATCCTTTCCCACTTAGCACACGCTTAGGGACCTTAGTTGATGGTCTGGGCTGTTTCCCTCTCGACAATGAAGCTTATCCCCCACTGTCTCACTGCTACACTCTCACTTACCGGCATTCGGAGTTTGGCTGACGTCAGTAACCCTGTGGGGCCCATCGGCCATCCAGTAGCTCTACCTCCGGCAAGAAACATGTAACGCTGCACCTAAATGCATTTCGGGGAGAACCAGCTATCACAGAGTTTGATTGGCCTTTCACCCCTATCCACAGCTCATCCCCTCCATTTTCAACTGAAGTGGGTTCGGTCCTCCACCACGTCTTACCGTAGCTTCAACCTGGCCATGGATAGATCACTCCGCTTCGGGTCTAGATCCTGCCACTCAAACGCCCTATTCAGACTCGCTTTCGCTACGGCTACCCCACACGGGTTAACCTCGCGACAGAACACTAACTCGCAGGCTCATTCTTCAAAAGGCACGCTGTCACCCCAAAAGGCTCCAACGGCTTGTAAGCACACGGTTTCAGGTACTATTTCACTCCCCTCCCGGGGTACTTTTCACCATTCCCTCACGGTACTTATCCGCTATCGGTCATCAGGAAGTATTTAGACTTACCAGGTGGTCCTGGCAGATTCACACGAGATTCCACGAGCCCCGTGCTACTCGGGTGGTCACACAAGCGGCGTGTCACATTTCAGGTACAGGACTCTCACCCTCTCCGGCCGTCCATTCCAAGACGTTCCCCTACACAACACAACATCACTACACTAGCCAGTTAGAACTAGAACGGTAACTCCCACAACCCCCATGATGCAACGCCTAACCGCTATCACACACCACAGGTTTAGTCTCATCCGCTTTCGCTCGCCACTACTCACAGAATCATTAGTTATTTTCTCTTCCAGCAGGTACTGAGATGTTTCACTTCCCCGCGTTCCCCCCAACCAGCCTATACATTCAACTGGCGGTAACTCACATCACTGCAAGCCGGGTTTCCCCATTCGGAAATCCTGGAATCAACGCCCTGTTATCGGCTCCCCCAGGCTTATCGCAGATTCACACGTCCTTCATCGGCTCCTGATGCCAAGGCATCCACCGTGTGCCCTTAATAACTTACAAAACACACAAATAATCAAAGAATAAAATCTAAGTTGTTACAAAATCATGAAAACAATAACAGAACAAACAAACACCCAAAAGCGCCCATTCGCTCACAGTTTCCAGAAGATGCTCGCGTCCACTATACAGTTCTCAAACAACAACCCACACACACAACAAACACACCAAAACAGCATATCCACCATGCGCCAGGCACAACAACAGAGACAACAAACCAAAGCTTGCTACCTCAAAACCCAACAGTATACCTTGAAAACACCACAACCAAGCAATGCCAAAAACAATGACGATATTCCACCCATGAGCAAACCCAGTGTCCAACACTCGCGGACAAACCAGGCTCAACCAATAAATGTTGAAGCTCCTTAGAAAGGAGGTGATCCAGCCGCACCTTCCGGTACGGCTACCTTGTTACGACTTAGTCCCAATCGCCAGTCCCACCTTCGACGACTCCCCCCACAAAAAGCGGTTAGGCCATCGGCTTCGGGTGTTACCAACTTTCGTGACTTGACGGGCGGTGTGTACAAGGCCCGGGAACGTATTCACCGCAGCGTTGCTGATCTGCGATTACTAGCGACTCCGACTTCATGGGGTCGAGTTGCAGACCCCAATCCGAACTGAGACCGGCTTTTTGGGATTAGCTCAACCTCACAGTATCGCAACCCATTGTACCGGCCATTGTAGCATGCGTGAAGCCCAAGACATAAGGGGCATGATGATTTGACGTCATCCCCACCTTCCTCCGAGTTGACCCCGGCAGTCTCCTATGAGTCCCCACCATCACGTGCTGGCAACATAGAACGAGGG encodes:
- a CDS encoding DUF3817 domain-containing protein; the protein is MNLTPRTLFSIFATAEAITWAGLIAAIISRATGVADFVSTAGSLHGFVFLSYVAVTLFVWVNQQWKTSVGITGILLSVIPFATVPYEIYLKKRGLLTGGWRLAPGGETPRGFIEKVQAWVLRKPLLATAVLLGVIVVVYVALLLMGPPVPQN